Genomic segment of Pseudoalteromonas sp. NC201:
CAACTGGATAAATCGCCGTTTCAAAGTCTTCCTTTTCTAGCTCAATTAGGCGTTGCACCAAGCGCACAACATCTTGGAAAAATACGTTATCATCAACCATAGGTGCATTGATCAGAAGCTTGTTTTTCAAACCTTCAGCATGATAGATAGGCGAACTGCGTTTGTATGCAATTGGGTCTACATCTGGGCGATTAAGGATATTTGAGGTGTACGGGTCGTTGTAATAGGCCCAATCGGTGACTGGACGTAAAGCTGCGCCTGCTTGGAATAGATCCGGCTGAGTAAATAGCGCCATAAATGTCATAAAGCCGCCGTATGAACCACCATAAGTACCTACAGCACCACGGTCAACATTAGCGTTGTTCACCATCCACTCAACACCGTCTGCCAAATCTTCGATTTCTGGTTTACCCATATGACGATAGATTGCCGTTCTCCAGTCTCGACCGTAACCTTTAGAGCCACGATAGTCCATATCCATGACGACATAGCCTTCGCTCGCGAGAAGTGAATGGAACATAAACTCTCTAAAGTAGTTAGACCAACCCATATGAGAGTTCTGCAAATAACCCGCGCCATGGTTAAAGATCACAGCCTTACGATTCTTACCCGTTTCGCCTTCTTGATAATCTGCTGGGTAATATACTTTTGCGTAGACAGGCTCACCTTGATGGCTTGAAGGAACCGCGACAATCTTAGGTGCAATTAGCTTCTTATTTAAAAATGCATCTGAGACCGTATTAGTGAGTCGTGACACCGCTGCTTTTGGCGCTGCATCCGCCACATAAAGTTCTGGAGGCATCATGATTTTTGAGTGAGTTAACAACAGCTTTTGCTCATCTGGGCTTAGCTGGTAATCAGTCAGGCCATCTAAATCAGTTAACTGCTCATCTTCACCGCTTGCTAAATTGACGCGATAAATTTCGTATAAACCTGGGTGATCTTTATTGGCTTTGTAATAAACAAATTGACTATCGAGGGTTAAGGTTGGTTCAGAAACCACAAACTTCCCTGAAGTCATTGCTTTTGCTTTGCCGTTAAGCGGCTTAACATAAAGCTGGCTATATCCAGTTTGCTCTGAAAGATAGTACAAAGCATCTTGGTTGTTTAACCAGCCAAAATCATTGTAGGTGTAATTGATCCATGCTTCATCGTGTAGGCGATGCTGAGAAACGAATTGTTGTTTATCAAAATCAACCGTCGCTAACCATCTGTCTTTATTATCCCAAGCACCAAGCATCACTGCGACTTGAGAACCGTCACTATTCCATTGGATAGCGGATTGACTCCAGCCCCATGTGTCGATCAAGTTGATATCACGTGGTGCTTTTTCACTCTTATATGATTCACCTTTTGCCTTAGCATTTTCGCGTTTCACCTCGGCTAGTACATCTTCATCAAAGCCAGGCAAAGTATCATAGCTCAGCGTGACTTGCTCTGATTTTGCTAAATCAATGAAAATAACATCAGAACTCATTGGTTTTGTGTCTGCAACGCGGCGGCGAGCTTTTACCGGATCAATGTCACCGTTTTGACTGACGTAGTTAGGCATGATGTCAGAGTCTGAACGGCTTGGTTTATCATCGGTGATCACGGCGATTAACTTGTCACCTGTCGGTGCTAAGCTAACTGAGATAAGTGTTTTTCCTTTACCAAGATAAAACTGATTATCTTGGATACTTGCGTTATTCGCTTCTATCTCTTGATTTCTTGCTTCTCGATCTTTGCTGTTTTTGTGCGTTAGCGCAACGAATTGAATTAGTTCGTGTTGCTGCTCTGCGATATATCCATTTGGCTCTTTCACCCCTTCAGGCTTATCCGCTAAATGTAACTTTACCAGCTCTTTGGTTAAGCCAGTGACTAAATCGAACGCAAATAGCGCATTGCCTGAACGGTAAGCTAATCGGTTATCACTTAAGAATTGCGGTGCATACTCATAGTTCGAAGAATGAGTAACTTGTGTCAAAGCGCCAGACTTCAGGTTTTTAACGAATATGTTGCCTTTAAATTCATAAGATTGTAGCGTCCGACCTTTATTATAAATCGCGTTTGCAGCACCAACGGCATGCAAATCTGACAGCGAAACCGCTTCGCTTGTTTGTGCGCTACTGACTTTAAATAGATCTCTTAACTCTGAACCAGCTTGCTTACGCTTATAGAAAACGGTTTTGCTATCGGCCCCCCAATACGCGCCCTCTGGTTGTCTTCCCAACCAATCAGGATGCGCCATTGCTTGTTTTAGGGTGATCTGCTCACCACCAAAATCAACGGGAGTGGCAACAACTTGTGGGACTGGTGAATTGGCTTCAACTTGTTGTGGTTTTGGGCTTACTTCAGTGGTCTGACAACCAGAAAGGAATAAACCTGAAGCGACTGCCATCGAGATAAGAGAGAGTTTCAACATGTGACTTTCTTATAATAGTTAAATTTGTCTAATTTAAGCAGAAAGCCAGCGGAATATCGACAGATTTAAGATTAAAAGCACAATGGGTGGGACAAAAAAAGGCCAGCATAGGGATGCTGGCCAAATACTCTCTGCGCTCACATAGTCGTTGATGGACAACGAGTATGAAATGAGGCCTATCCGCGCCTCACAATAGTAGACCGCACTATCAGAAAAGAGTTCCAAAAATTACAGTAAAAAAATTAAATTTTTTATATCCAACCTGAGCTCTTCGATAAAGGAATGAGCTAACTCAATAGTTATCAGAAGCTTAGGTTTTTAGTTAACAATGGGCCTCTTTAGCTAAAAACAGTAGTACTAATTCAAAATTAATTGCTGAGCGGTTTCCATAACCCCAGGGTAGTCTGCTTCAGGCAAGATATCAGCAAGCTCTGCCAGTGCTTCACCTAATTTATGAAGTGAGTCAGCTGACACGTTGATATGCCCCATTTTTCTGCCCGGTTTCGCATCTTTGCCATACCAGTGACTGGTTGTCCCCGGAACAGCAAGAACTTGCGATGGAATGTGACTTTGCCCTAAAACATTAATCATCGCGGTTGGGCGAAGCAGCCTTGTATCACCAATCGGTAAACCGGCAACGGCACGAATATGGTTTTCAAACTGGCTTACATGGGCACCTTGTTGAGACCAATGTCCTGAGTTATGTACCCTAGGCGCTATTTCATTAACCAATAATTGACCTTCAACATCGAAAAACTCAATAGCAAGTACACCAACATAATCGAGTGCATTCGCAAGTTTCGCAAATGCGTCTTCCGCTTGCGATTGAATATTGGCTTTCTCTTTCCCGGCAATTGATAAGGTCAGTACACCATTGGTATGCTGGTTTTCAGTCAACGGATAAATTTTACATTCGCCATTTTTTGCTCGCACACCAATAATCGACACTTCACGGTCAAACGGTATCATTTTTTCAGCAACGATAGAGTGAGGCTGTGCTTCAGTGCCTGCTTGCAAAAACTCGGACATTTCGGCCCAAGTACTATCTATTTCAGACTCTGATTTAACTCGCCATTGCCCTTTCCCATCATAGCCTGCCTGACAGGTTTTAACGACCAAAGGCATGCCTAACTCATCAATCGCTGTGAGAAAATGCGCTTTATCCGTAATGATTTTGAAAGGAGCACAAGGAACAGATGTTTTATCTAGTAGTGCTTTTTCTTTCGCGCGATCACCACCGGTGGCGATTGCTTCTGCGCCAGGGTAGAACTTACCGCTTTGTTCGCAAAGCGCTAAAACATCATGTGGAATATGTTCAAATTCGGCAGTGATGGCATCAGCATTGTCAATGGCTTGCTGTAATGACTCTGGTGTTGTTGCAAAGGTAACGGGGTTTATTACCGTTTGACTGCCAACATCATAGGCCAACACTTTTATATCAAGATGAGTTGACGATAGACTCATCATACGGGCTAATTGTCCCGCCCCTAAAACAAGAATATTCATGTTATTTCGCAGGATCTGGATTAGCTAATACCGTTTCTGTTTGTTCTTTTCTGAACGCTTCTACTTTTGCAAAAACCTCAGGCTGCTGACAACCTAAAATTTGAGCTGCTAACAAACCGGCGTTTGCAGCACCAGCGTCGCCAATCGCTAACGTACCTACCGCAACACCTTTAGGCATTTGGCAAATTGACAGTAATGAGTCCACGCCATTTAGCGTTTTTGATTTTACTGGAACGCCAAGTACAGGCAGACTTGTAAATGCTGCCGCCATACCTGGTAGGTGTGCAGCACCGCCAGCACCGGCAATGATAACTTTGATCCCACGTTCTGCTGCTGTCGAAGCATAATCCGCTAAAAGCTGTGGAGTACGGTGAGCTGAAACCACTTTAGTTTCATAATCAATACCAAATTTATCTAACATTTCAGCTGCATGTTGCATTGTAGGCCAGTCTGATTTTGAGCCCATAATGATGCCAACGGTCATAATAATTCCTCGACTAATTTTGAACGATACAGGGCTAAGGTCCTTCACACCTTAGCTGCGGGCATTATACCTGAGTTCGTCTTTAATGCGAAGAATCAACTTATTGCAATTATCACGCGATGACACCCTGAGTTATTTAGACACTATCAATTCTTCAATACTTAATGCTTTAGCACGGTTAAAGTGAGAGAAAAACGTTTTGGGACCCATAATTAGGCATAGCACCGCGAGACCACCTGGGATCAGCACAATTTTTAAAGCTGGGCCAAGAATATAGCTGTAAAAAAAGATAAAAGGGATGAATAGAATGTATCCGATGAATAAGCTCAAATATTGCATAACAACTCCTATTGAAATTTAATGAGCATGCTCAATTATAATAATGAGCGCGCTCATTATTTGCAAACTTTATCTCTTAAATAATCTGGAATTGTGCTACACTCTCTTCGCAAATAAAAAGGTAACCATATGAAAAAAAGAGAAATTACGTACAATAAAATTCTCAGTGCTAGTTGGCAGCTTTTTCAAGACAATGGTTTTGAAAACACCACTACTCGGCAAATTGCCCAAGCAGCAAACGTGGCAACGGGAACGGTTTTCTCTCACTTCCCCACTAAGCTCGACATGCTCAAAGTCGCAATGCATAACCAAATAGATGAACTAATTAATGAAGCGAAAACATCAGATGAGCAGCATAGTGCCAGCTTAAAGTTACGCCACTATGCAAAGTATTTATTTGCTTTTTATCTTAGCAATAGAGATTTCAGTAAAGAGCTGCTTTGTGGGATTATTTGGCATAGCGAATTCTTTAAGGGGCAACTCAATTTGTTCAAACACTTGTTATTCAGTGAGCAGGAATACAATGAGTTGAAAGCAACCGTTATGATGGACTGCTACTTTATGACCTTATTAGAAGGGTTAAGCAATGAGCATAGTTCTGTTGACCAGATGCTGCATTCTCTATCTCAGAAGTTGAAACTGGTTAACCAATAAATTGTATGATGTGTTCTTTATTGAATATTCATACGAATTTACTTGTGCTTTTGAACTTCTGACCATATAAAGCATCTAGGACTAGTGTAATAAGCAAGTGCTTGGGAAAAGTTACTTAGTTCCTTATTTTTGTCTAACGAGGTCAAAATGAAACGCGTCATCTTATTCCTTATCACTAACTTAGCAGTAATGCTTGTGTTAGGAATTGTGTTATCTATCTTAATGTCTGTGTTTGGTATTTCTAGCCGAAGCTATACAGGCATTATGGTTATTGCTGCCGTATTTGGATTCGGTGGTTCTTTTATCTCTCTTTACATGTCGAAGTGGATTGCAAAGAAATCAACAGGTGCCCATGTTATTGAGCAACCACGAAACGAAACTGAACATTGGTTAGTTTCTACTGTCGCAGAGCAAGCTAAAAAAGCAGGAATTGCGATGCCAGAAGTTGCAATTTACGACAGCCCTGAAATGAATGCGTTCGCAACCGGGCCGAGTAAAAATAACAGCTTAGTTGCTGTGAGTACTGGCCTACTCCACAACATGAATCAAGACCAAGCAGAGGCAGTGCTTGCGCACGAAGTGTCGCACGTTGCAAATGGCGACATGGTTACACTTACCTTGATCCAAGGTGTTGTAAATACCTTTGTTATATTCTTCGCTAAAGTATTGGCGGGTATTGTTGATAACTTCTTGAATGGCGATGAAGAAGAGTCAGGTGGAAGCTGGACATATTTTATTTTTGATATGATATTCCAGATCCTCTTTGGTATTCTGGCTTCTGTTGTTGTCGCTTACTTTAGTCGTAAACGAGAATTTGCAGCTGATAAAGGTGCAGCGGATTTAGTCGGTGCGCAAAAAATGCGTTCAGCATTAGAGCGTTTGAAGCACAACCATGAATCGCAATTAGAAGGCTCAATGATGGCTTTTGGTATTGCTTCAGGTAAGTCTATTGCAGACTTCTTTGCTTCTCACCCACCACTTGATGAAAGAATTCGAGCACTTTCGTAACTCTTTTCACATTTGTACTAGGGCAACGATTACGTTGCCCTTTTTATAACTCAATTTTATACAGATTATTTCCAACAGCGCAAAACCCCAAACGCTTGAGTAGGTTTAATGAACGAAGATTATCAGCCGATACATGCGCCAAAACCACATTGAGCTTAAACTCAACCTGGCTTTTGTTTGCAAATAGACAACGTAAAGCTTCAAACATCACGCCTTTACCCCAATAATCAGGCATTAATTCATAGCCAATATGTAGGCCCTCAATATCACCGTCTTCGTGATAGAAACCAATACATCCAATCACCGCTTTAGTGCTTTTACACACGAGGCAA
This window contains:
- a CDS encoding S9 family peptidase, which translates into the protein MLKLSLISMAVASGLFLSGCQTTEVSPKPQQVEANSPVPQVVATPVDFGGEQITLKQAMAHPDWLGRQPEGAYWGADSKTVFYKRKQAGSELRDLFKVSSAQTSEAVSLSDLHAVGAANAIYNKGRTLQSYEFKGNIFVKNLKSGALTQVTHSSNYEYAPQFLSDNRLAYRSGNALFAFDLVTGLTKELVKLHLADKPEGVKEPNGYIAEQQHELIQFVALTHKNSKDREARNQEIEANNASIQDNQFYLGKGKTLISVSLAPTGDKLIAVITDDKPSRSDSDIMPNYVSQNGDIDPVKARRRVADTKPMSSDVIFIDLAKSEQVTLSYDTLPGFDEDVLAEVKRENAKAKGESYKSEKAPRDINLIDTWGWSQSAIQWNSDGSQVAVMLGAWDNKDRWLATVDFDKQQFVSQHRLHDEAWINYTYNDFGWLNNQDALYYLSEQTGYSQLYVKPLNGKAKAMTSGKFVVSEPTLTLDSQFVYYKANKDHPGLYEIYRVNLASGEDEQLTDLDGLTDYQLSPDEQKLLLTHSKIMMPPELYVADAAPKAAVSRLTNTVSDAFLNKKLIAPKIVAVPSSHQGEPVYAKVYYPADYQEGETGKNRKAVIFNHGAGYLQNSHMGWSNYFREFMFHSLLASEGYVVMDMDYRGSKGYGRDWRTAIYRHMGKPEIEDLADGVEWMVNNANVDRGAVGTYGGSYGGFMTFMALFTQPDLFQAGAALRPVTDWAYYNDPYTSNILNRPDVDPIAYKRSSPIYHAEGLKNKLLINAPMVDDNVFFQDVVRLVQRLIELEKEDFETAIYPVEPHGFRQPSSWLDEYRRIYKLFKENL
- a CDS encoding 5-(carboxyamino)imidazole ribonucleotide synthase; this translates as MNILVLGAGQLARMMSLSSTHLDIKVLAYDVGSQTVINPVTFATTPESLQQAIDNADAITAEFEHIPHDVLALCEQSGKFYPGAEAIATGGDRAKEKALLDKTSVPCAPFKIITDKAHFLTAIDELGMPLVVKTCQAGYDGKGQWRVKSESEIDSTWAEMSEFLQAGTEAQPHSIVAEKMIPFDREVSIIGVRAKNGECKIYPLTENQHTNGVLTLSIAGKEKANIQSQAEDAFAKLANALDYVGVLAIEFFDVEGQLLVNEIAPRVHNSGHWSQQGAHVSQFENHIRAVAGLPIGDTRLLRPTAMINVLGQSHIPSQVLAVPGTTSHWYGKDAKPGRKMGHINVSADSLHKLGEALAELADILPEADYPGVMETAQQLILN
- the purE gene encoding 5-(carboxyamino)imidazole ribonucleotide mutase produces the protein MTVGIIMGSKSDWPTMQHAAEMLDKFGIDYETKVVSAHRTPQLLADYASTAAERGIKVIIAGAGGAAHLPGMAAAFTSLPVLGVPVKSKTLNGVDSLLSICQMPKGVAVGTLAIGDAGAANAGLLAAQILGCQQPEVFAKVEAFRKEQTETVLANPDPAK
- a CDS encoding TetR/AcrR family transcriptional regulator, which produces MKKREITYNKILSASWQLFQDNGFENTTTRQIAQAANVATGTVFSHFPTKLDMLKVAMHNQIDELINEAKTSDEQHSASLKLRHYAKYLFAFYLSNRDFSKELLCGIIWHSEFFKGQLNLFKHLLFSEQEYNELKATVMMDCYFMTLLEGLSNEHSSVDQMLHSLSQKLKLVNQ
- the htpX gene encoding protease HtpX translates to MKRVILFLITNLAVMLVLGIVLSILMSVFGISSRSYTGIMVIAAVFGFGGSFISLYMSKWIAKKSTGAHVIEQPRNETEHWLVSTVAEQAKKAGIAMPEVAIYDSPEMNAFATGPSKNNSLVAVSTGLLHNMNQDQAEAVLAHEVSHVANGDMVTLTLIQGVVNTFVIFFAKVLAGIVDNFLNGDEEESGGSWTYFIFDMIFQILFGILASVVVAYFSRKREFAADKGAADLVGAQKMRSALERLKHNHESQLEGSMMAFGIASGKSIADFFASHPPLDERIRALS
- a CDS encoding GNAT family N-acetyltransferase, which translates into the protein MEFETPRLVIRPIRHKDNPQLLALLNLPQVKAYNDYGDNLTEVDLKCMIQMDIERQYEGIGGRFCLVCKSTKAVIGCIGFYHEDGDIEGLHIGYELMPDYWGKGVMFEALRCLFANKSQVEFKLNVVLAHVSADNLRSLNLLKRLGFCAVGNNLYKIEL